A stretch of Propionispora hippei DSM 15287 DNA encodes these proteins:
- a CDS encoding DUF554 domain-containing protein yields the protein MPIGVLVDCFCILLGGTLGSKFKSVIPDHIKKPLNIIFGISAISIGIVSMIKLKSLPAVILSLILGCLIGELIKLDTHIKNIFSKLICKSNFNIEGDYEEYMNFYIIVAVTFCASGANIFGALNEGMTGDMTILLSKAVMDVFASVIFATTLGYAINLIVIPQCLILSTLFYLARLIMPAVSPAMLSDFIAIGGVLTFILGLSILKIIKIHVANLLPALMLIFLTSYIFGLLL from the coding sequence ATGCCTATAGGTGTATTGGTTGATTGTTTTTGCATATTATTGGGAGGTACTCTAGGTTCAAAATTTAAATCGGTTATTCCAGACCATATCAAAAAACCATTAAATATTATATTCGGAATATCTGCAATCTCAATCGGTATTGTATCAATGATAAAACTGAAGTCTTTACCTGCTGTCATTTTATCACTTATTTTGGGATGTCTCATTGGAGAGCTTATTAAGTTAGACACTCATATCAAAAATATTTTTTCAAAACTTATCTGTAAGTCAAATTTTAATATAGAAGGTGATTATGAGGAATATATGAACTTCTATATTATTGTTGCTGTTACCTTTTGTGCAAGCGGTGCAAACATTTTTGGCGCACTTAACGAAGGAATGACTGGCGATATGACTATCTTGCTTTCTAAAGCTGTTATGGATGTTTTCGCATCGGTCATTTTTGCAACAACTTTAGGCTATGCCATAAACCTTATTGTAATTCCTCAGTGTCTTATTTTATCTACTTTGTTCTACCTGGCAAGATTAATTATGCCTGCTGTTTCACCGGCTATGCTATCTGATTTTATAGCCATAGGTGGTGTTCTAACTTTTATCCTCGGCTTAAGCATCTTAAAGATTATAAAAATTCATGTTGCTAATCTTCTTCCCGCTTTGATGTTAATTTTCCTTACTTCATATATCTTTGGTTTGTTATTGTAG
- a CDS encoding cupin domain-containing protein gives MNKLIFKDYFHEPQKKIAKRMLFKSDNVIAFVLNIAKGGILPGHTHLESTLILQVMEGDAKVVTDGNETSLQVGELMQVDGQESMQVINSGEDVLRLFVTISPIGSEAFAKDADV, from the coding sequence ATGAACAAGCTTATTTTCAAGGATTATTTTCATGAGCCTCAGAAAAAAATTGCCAAGCGGATGCTTTTCAAAAGTGATAATGTAATTGCCTTTGTTCTGAATATTGCAAAGGGGGGGATATTGCCAGGACACACACATCTAGAATCAACCCTTATCCTGCAGGTCATGGAGGGTGATGCCAAGGTTGTCACGGATGGCAATGAAACCTCGTTACAGGTGGGCGAGCTAATGCAGGTTGATGGGCAGGAAAGCATGCAGGTTATAAACAGCGGCGAAGATGTCTTGCGCCTCTTTGTCACGATTTCACCAATAGGTTCGGAGGCCTTTGCAAAAGATGCAGATGTTTAA